In Myxococcales bacterium, the DNA window GCCCTCTTGGCTGGGCGCGGCTCCGCGTACGTCGCCGTGCGCGGGCGCGTTCGGGCCGCGTGAGGCCGTCAGGCGCTTGACGGTGTGCACGACGCCCCGTTTTTTCTCGCCGAAATTCGCGTGGCGCGCGCCTTGCTCTCGCGACGGGCATGAAGCTCTCTCTCGTCGCCATGGCGCGCCTCGGCCTCGTCGCCAGCACCTTCTCTCTCGTCGCGTGCAGCGGTGCCATCGACCCCGAAGGCCCCGCGCCGACGCCATCTCCCTCGACCACCACCGAGCCCACGCCCGCGCCACCCACGCCCGGGCCTGGCCCCGAGAGCATCGCGTGGGCCACGTGCGAGGTGCCGGGCATGCGCGGCGACATCGAGGCCGACTGCGCGACGGTGGACATGCCGGCCCAGCGCGGCAAAGCCGACAGCGGCACGGTGCCCGTCGCCGTCTATCGCCTCAAAGCCGCGAAGCAGCCCGCGAAGGCCCAGATGTGGATGCTGAACGGCGGCCCCGGCGGCGCAGGCTTCGGCCTCGGGCCCTACGGCGAGCTCGTCGCGCAGACCTTCACCCAATCCATCGACGTCTACCTCATCGACCATCGCGGCACGGGCGAGTCCGACTTTTTGGACTGCCCCAAGGCGTACCGCACGAGCCAAACCACGGGCGATTTCATGAAGAAATGCTCGCAAGAGATCCGTGACTCGCGCGGCGCGAAGCTCGACGGATACTCGACGACCGAGTCGGCCCACGACGTGCGCGAGCTCATCGACCGCACCGCCGGGAAGGACCAGAAGGTCTACGTGTACGGCGGCTCGTACGGCTCGTACTGGGCCCACAGGTTGCTCCAGATCCCCAACGTGAGGGTCGACGCCGTGATCACGGACGGCAACTGTATTTCGTCGACGTGCACGTTCGACACGCCCCAGGTCTTCGGGGTCGACGAGACGATGGGCTACGTCTTCGACGTGTGCAAAGACTCCACGGCGTGCGCCGAGAAGGTAGGCGCCGACCCGAAGGCGTTCGTGACGCAGCTCGTGCAGAAGCTCAAGGCCGGCCACTGTTCGGCCGCGCGCATCTCGACCGTCCCCTTGGCCGACGTCGCGCACACCATCGGGGCGATGTGGGCCTCGGGCGTCATGCCGACGCTCTACAGGCTCGATCGCTGCAACGAAGGCGACGTGCGCGTGCTGAACACGCTCGAGCAGAAGCTCCAAGAGGTCAGCCAGCGTGGGCCCGTGAAGGTGCCCGTGCTCGGGCCCACGCCGCGCCCGTCGCAGGCGACCGACTCGTCGACCGCGCTCCAGCTCCACGTCATCGCGAGCGAGATGATCTCGCGGCCCGCGCCGAGCCCCGCGAGCCTCGAGGCGAAGGCCCGTGGGCTCTTGTTCAGCCCCGGACCCGACGCATACGACATCACCTACTTCGACACCTGGCAGACCTACCCGCGCGACGGCTTCATGGACGGCTGGATGAGCCGCGACGTGCCGTGGCTCATGATGCAAGGCACGTTCGACTTCCAGACCGTGGTGTCCCTCTCGAAGACCGCGCTCCCGAAGATCGCCGATCCGAGCCTCCAGTACGTGACGGTGGACGGGGGTGGCCACGGCGTCGTGTTCGACAGCGAGTGCAGCATCGCCATCACGGAGGCGTTCCTCGCGAACCCGAAGGCCAAGGTCGACACCTCGTGCCTCGGGGAGGTCCGCAAGAAGTCCCTCGACATCGATGCACGATACACGCAGTACTTCATGGGCGTGCAAAACGCCTGGGAGTGACGCGTCAGAAGAAATCGCCGAGCTCGGGCGCGTTCCCCGCGAAGGCCGCGCCGAGCCGGGCGTCTCCCTCGGAGTCGCCGCGGAGATCGCCCATGAGGCGGAGCCTCGAGGGGCTCGTGTACCCCGTGAAGAGGGACGCGAGCCCCCGCACCGAGATCGACGTGGGCGCGGAGGGGACGCGTGTCACGCGCGCCGAGCCCTCCCGCACCTCGACGCTCCACGGGCCGCCGTTCTCCGGGAAGAGCGGATCGTCGACCGCGAGCGCGAAGCGGACGGCGAGGCCCTCGGGGTAGCCGCGCGCCGTGAGCGCCCGCTCCATGTCGACGACTCGAAGCAGCCACGGCTCGACGAGGCGAACGTCGGCGCGGTGCTCCGGCAAGAGGTCCCAGATCGCAGTCGGACCCGGGATCACGAGCTCGCGCGCCATCGCGCCGAAGGTCGACAAGAACCCGACGAGACGAAGGAGCGCGTCGTGGTCCACGGCGAAGTGATCCTCGACATGGACCTTCTTGAAGCCGTCCGCGCCTTCGGTCTGGCGGAGGGTGACCCAGGCGACCGGCCCGCTCGGACCGCGCGCGACGTAGCCTAGGTTCGGCGTGCCACGGAAGGCGTGGACCCGCCCCCAGAGGTAAGGCCCACGGTCCATGCGGCCGGTGAAGGCGCGCGCGTGGGCGGCGTAGACGCGCGCGATCGGCTCGTGATCGGCGGGCGTGATGGGGACGAAGGTGCCGTCCCTCCGGCCGAGGCCTCGGAGCGCGTCGAGGTGCACGGTGCCCACCGCGTGCGTGCCCGCGACCTCGTACCCCGCGCCGCGGTAGAGCGCGCGCGTCGACGCATAGAGCGCCGAGGTGGCGACCGATCGCTCGCGCACGCTCCGTAGCCAGGCGGTGAGCATGGCGCGCCCCACGCCGACCCCGCGCGCCTCCGGTGCCACGGCGACCCCCGAGAGCCCGAAGAGCGACACCGAGCGCCCTCCCGCGTAGACGCCCATGGGCACCTCGATGAGCCCGCCCACGACCACCTCGTCGCGCACGAAGACGCGGACGTTTTCTCGCTCGGCGCGCGACCACCAGAGGTCGATCTGTGCGCGCGCCTCGATCGCGAAGGCCGCACGGTAGATGGCCGCGAGGGCGTCCTCGTGGCGGGGCGCGAGGGGGAGGAGGGCGTCCATGCGCGCGATGGTTCCAAACCCGGGCGTCCGGGGCGAGCGGTTTCGACCGCCGACGACGCGCTCGGGTTTCGTACGGGTGAGCGAGCGCCGACGCCTGGTAGGCCCACGAGCTGCGTCGGCGGATGCTCGCTTCGGCCACCCTCGTCTCGCTCGTCGGGCTCGCGTGGGCCGCCCCGGGCTGCAAGTCGGCGACGGAGGAAGCCGACGCCACGAAAGAGGGCTGGCTCGGAAGCGACGACCTGTACTTTCTTTCGTAGTCTCGAATACTTGAGGCCGTTTTTGCGGGCCGGTTCACACGTCTCCGTCGCCGCGCCTCTCTCCGGTATGCGCTCCCGTCTGCCCCGCCTCGCCTCACGACTCACCTGCGCCCTCGTCGCCGCGGCGGCGTGCTCCTTCGGAATGGCTGCGTGCAGCTCCGAGGCGACCCCACCCACGACCGACGCAGGAGACGCAGGCGGACCTTCGCCCGACGGCAGCACTCCCACGACCGACGCGAGCGCCGACGCGCCCACGGGCGACGCGACCCTCGACGCCGGCGGCAGCACCGCGTGCCCGTCCACGAGCCCGCTCACGCGCGTGGCTTCCGGGCTCTTGCCCGTGGGAGGCCTCGGCATGGGCGCCTCGCGCATCACGTCGATCGTGGTCGCCGGGAGCGACGTCTACTACTCGCACAACAGCGAGATCCGAAAGGTGAGCACGCAGGGCGCGGGCGAGGCCATGTTCCACTCGAGCCCCGGCACGCTCGGGCACCTCGCGACCGACGGCGCGCGCCTCTTCTACAGCGACGAGAGCCAAGGTCAGGGCGGCTCGGTGATGGGTGTGCCCCTCGCGGGAGGCGCCGCCACCGCGGTCTTCCCGGACGTGATGCTCCAGGGCTTCGAGATCGAGCAGTACTTCGACGGGGGCAACCACTACGTGCTCGCCGACGTGAGCAGCCCGGGCGGCAAGGTGCGGAAGCTCTTTCGCCGAACGCCGACGGGCACGGTGGAGCCGCTCTTCGCGCGGACGACGAGCTTCGGTTTCACCGCGAGCTTCACGCTCGCGAACGGCGCGTTCTTCGTCTCGGAGCGCGCCACCGAGGCCGCGACCGACAAGGCGGTCCTCTACCTGCCCGTGAGCTCCCCCGCGATCGGCGCGACCGAGCTCACCGCCCAGGCCATCACGCACTCGCCGACCTCGTGCGACGTCCTCGTCGCCTTCGGTTCGGGGCCCGGTCTCCCGCTCTTCTGCGTGTCCTCGTTCGGCGGCTCGACGACCCGGGTCATCTCGCGCATCGACTCGAGGCCCCCGGCAGACGTGCCCGTCACCCTCTTCGATCCGACCTCCCACCCCGCGGCGAAGGGCGGCCAGATCACGACCAAGGTCGCCACGGACGGGGACAACCTCTACTTCGCGACGAACGGCACGGCGCCCGATTTTCGCCACACGATCTACAGGGTCTCGCGCACGGGCGTCGTGCGCGTGCTCGCGTGCGATCTCCCGGAGATCTCCGACATGACGACGGGCGGCGCGGATCTCTACGTGGCCTTCGACGCCCCGAGCGAACAGACGAAGCACGGCCTCTTCAAGCTGCCCCGCTGAGCCCGACTTCCCCGGGTCGAGGTCGAGATCCTGGTCTGCTAAGGTCGCTCGCATGGTCGACCTCCGAGCCCTCGCCCGCCGCGTGCGCGGAGCCCGCGCCGAGCGCGCCAAAGAGCGCCAGCTCCACTACCAGGAGGAGAAGGCGCAGAAGCTCGAGGACGTCGAGGCCATCACACGCGAGCTCGAGGAGTACGCGGCCCACGTGCGCCACACCATCGAGCGGACCGCGCCCTTGCCCGAAGCGCCCCGCGTGCTCGACGTGGGCAGCGGCCCGCACGGGCTCGTGTTCTTCCTGGGGTACGAGGGCGCCATCGGTGTCGATCCGCTCGCCGAGGAGTACGCGCGGCTCTTCCCCGAATGGCAGCGCCGCGCCGAGACTCGCGCGTGCGGCGGCGAGGCGCTCCCATTCGACGACGCCTCGTTCGATCTCGTGATCTCGGACAACGTGATCGATCACGCCGAGCGGCCCGAAGGCATCCTCCGCGAGATCGCGCGCGTGTTGCGGCCGGGCGGGGTGCTCTACTTCACGGTGAACGTGCACCACCGCGTGTACGGGCTCGCGTCGGCCGTGTACGCGGGCATGAAGGCCCTCGGGGTGCCGCTCGAGGTGGGGCCCTTCGCCGACCACACCGTGCACCTCTCGCCGGCCGAGGCCAAGGCCATGCTCGCCGCGCTCCCGTTCGACGTGCTCCGCGAGGACCTCCCCATCGCCGAGGCCCTGGCCGCCGAGCGGCGCGTTCCGCCGCGCCACCCCGGAGATCTCCTGAAGCGCGTCCTCTTCAAGAACGTGCGCTACGAGGTCATCGCCAAGCGCCGCTGACCGCGCTCCGGAGGGCACGTGAGGGCGATTTCGGGGCGTGACGACTTTCTCTCGCCGACCCCCATGTAACCCCATGAAATCGTTTCATTGACGCGCAAAATTGGGCGCCCAATTTTGCGCGTCATTTGCGTCAATTTCGGGGCGCCGAAGAGGCCTGTCGGGCGACGGCTTGGACGGGTCACCTGCCACGCGCCATCAAGGGCCGGAACGGCTCGAGGATGGACGCGGCGGCGCGGGTGGCCTCACCCTCTCGGGACGCTTCGTGCCCGCTGTCGTAGGAGCGGATCGGCACCCTCACGAGGGCACCGGGGCTCGTTCCGGCCCGCAGGTACGCGCACCCGCCCGATGGCCCATCCGAGCTCCGGATGACCTCCGACTTCCACTTCTCCTGGGCGACCTTGGGAATGAGTGCAACGAGGCGCTCCACGTCCGCAGCGGGCAGCGCGCCGAGCAACGTCTTCCCGTTCCGGAGCTGCGCCGCGAGCGCGCTCACCGTCGTTCCCTGGGTGGGTTGGCCGCCGCTGTACGAGTACACGTCCCCTCGCCGGTCGACCAGGAGCCCCGTGTTCGAATACCCCCAGGCGTAGTTGGTGCTCTGGCAATGCGCGAGGTACTCCGGGCTCGTCGCGAAGGTGCGCGGCAGCCGGCGCTCCGAATCGGCGGGAGCGCTCACCCCGACGGATTCACGCGGGCACACGACCGTCACCTCTTCCACCGAAGGAGCCTGCTTCTCGTCGGCAGTCTCGCGAAGAGAGACGACGACGCGCGGGGCGACGCAATAATCGCCGGTCGCGCGGGACTCAGCGAGCTCGACTCCCGCGATCCGCTTCGGCCGCGACTTGCCACCATCCCTGTACCGCACCGTGACCTTGTCGAGCTTCGGCAGCCCCGACACCTCGGCGGCGCCCTCGGCCACCTCGCGGGCGAGGGCCTCGGGTTTCCGCGTCTCCGGGCCGCCGAGATACCGCAGCCCGACGCGGATCCGCTCCTTGTCGCGGGCGACCATGGTGGGCCTCCCGAAGCCATGGTCCACGAGCCATTGGACGAGCAGCTCGTCCTTGAGCGCCGCGGTGACGGCACGGCTCGCGGCCACGTCACCGCGCCCTTGCTCGCGGGCCTCTTGGATGCGTCGTAGCGATCCGGGCTCGGTCGGGCACAAGACCTCCCACGAGAGCGGCATTCCGACGAGGCCCGTGACGTCGTGCCCGTAGGTGTAACGAAAGAGCACGGCGAGGCCCGGGCAGCCTTGCGCCTTCGGATACGGCACGAGGAGGGTCGCCGGACCACCCAGCTCCTCGTCGTTCATCGCGATGTCGTCCGAGCCCTCGCCGAGCGGGCCGTATCCGAATGCGTCTCCGTGGGCCTTCACGAAAGCGCGCACGTACGGCTCTGGATAGGCGTTGACGAAGGCCGCCGAGCGCTCCCACTGGCGCACGTCGAGCGCGCGCACTCGGCGCTTCGTGTCCACCTGAACCTCCACGGCCTGCCCCGCATCCTTCAGCGCTTCGGTCAGCGTCGCGACGTCGACATGGGGGCTCGTCGTCGAGGACAAGGGCGCGTTCCGCGCGAGTGACTCCGCGTGTTTTGGCGGGGTGCGCGAGGGTTCGGAGCTCGCACATCCCGAGCCCGCGAAGGCCGCGGCGAGACCCACGGCGACAAGGGCACCGCGAGACGAGCCGTGAGCCGCGCGAGACGTCATCGCTTTGGGGTAGCCGCTGGAACGAGCGCGGTAGAGCGCAGACCTACCGCAGGACATCGACGACGATCGCGGGCGCGGGGCCGGTCGCCCCACGGTCCTCGCGCGGCGCGCGCCTAAGTCGACGGTCACGATTCTCGAACAGACGATGATTGGCCGTTTTGGGCCGGGACCCAAAACCAGGAGGTGGGGCCCCAGCAGGGCGTTGCGCGAACGGCCGCGGCGGAGGACGGCGTCCTCCGATGACGAGTCAGGCTAGCCGCGGCCCTCGGCTCAGATGCCGACGCCCAGCTCGAACGGTCGAATCACGTGAACGAGCCCGTCGTCGCGCCTGGCGAAAATCGAGAGGTCCCCGTCTTGCGACGCCACGAGGGCGAGCGCTCGCCCGGGCTGCTGGCTGCAAAAGCACACGGCGGAGCGGTGACGATTGCCTCCGAGCTCGGACAGGGTGGCGCGCCGCTCGGGCACGCCCCCGCGTGGGTCCTCGAGCACGATCTCGCGAGGCATGGCCGACTCGGGCGTCTGGGTCGTGATGCCGGCGCCCAAGATCCCGAGCGCGTGATCGAGTAGCACGGCGCCGTCGACCGCGGTGAGCCTCGCCACGAAGTCGAGGGCCTCTCCCAGGGCCACCTCGATCGCGAGCCGCTGCACGGCGCTCGGGGGCGCGATCTCGAAGTCTTTCGTCGAGGCCCGCTCTTCGAGCCGCACCGCCGACGTCAACATCGCGTGCGAGCCGGACGGCGGCGTGAGCGCGCCGTGCCACACGAGGCCGCTCGGGGGAGAGGCCTGGTCGACGACCAGCAGCGTGCCTCCGTGCCCGTGCGAGAGCATGCGCCGCGCGAGGCGGCAGAGGGTGCCCGCGACGGCGGCCGTGACCCCCGCCCGGCTCTCGAGGACGCCCGCGAGATCGATGCCCGCGTCAAAGAAGTGGGCGTGGTCGCGCGAGAAGAGGAGGAGGAGCCGTTCGTCGAAGTGCACGGTGAAGGTGCCGGGCCCGAGGCCGCGCAACGAGAAGTGCGTCGGCAGGTGCTGAAGGTCGATGCCGAAGCTCTGATCCCCTCGATGGATGAAGCCCCACACGGCGAGCGTGCCGTCCTCGGGGAAGACCGCGAGCTCGGTGCGACCCGGGTCCATCGCCGGCGAGAGCTTGGCGAGCGTCGAAGGGCTGAACGGCATGGGCTCACCGAACCGAAAGACGCGGTAGCCGCGCGCGAGGGCGCCCGGCTCGCTCAGGTAGCCGAAGCCGCAGCGGACCATGCGGCCCTCTTCTTCGAGGAGGCTCGCGACGTACCCGACGTCGACCAAGCGCGCGACGATCTCGCGGCTCGGCAAGGGGCGCTCGAGCTCGAGGTCGTGCGCGTGCCCCAGGACCTCGGGGTCTCGCGCGCGTTCGTCGCACCGAGCCTTGCACGACGCGGTCATGCGCGCGTGGAGCTCACCCGCGATGTCGCGCGGGAAGACGACCGGAACTCCTTCATCGACGCTCATCGCACGGCCCTCTCCGAAGCAGCCCCTCGCGCCGTGGCAGCACCACGGGGCCATGGCCCCTCCCTTGCCGATCGTAAGGCCTCCGCGGAGGGCGCGGGGGCTCACGAAGGCAGAGGAGCACTTTCTTTCGCCAACCCCCGGATTGCTCGACAAAAATCGCTCCCTTGAGGCACGCAGAGCCCTTCGCGTCATCGAGGGCTCGGGCCTCGTCGGAGGCCCCGTGGACGCACGGCGCGCTTTTTTTCGACGGAACCGCGCCGTTGCCTCCAAAGGTCGAGCATGAGCCGCTACCTCTCTCGGGCGCTAGGCCTCCTCACGTTCTTCGTCCTCGCAGGATGCGCGTCGACCGAGGGCCCACGCGAGGGCACGAGCGCGGGCACGAACGGAGAGGCCGACGCGCCATCGAGCACGGACGCCCGCGCGACGATCTCGACGGGCGTCGCGCTCGCGACCGACGGGTGCCGTCCCATCGACGAGGTCACCGCGCTCTCCAAAACCGATCCGAGCGACACGTTCGTGCTCGCGCGAGTCACCCCGAAGCTCGGGTGCTTGGGTGGGAAGTGGATCGTCGGCGAGACGCTCGAGGCCTCGCCACGCAACGTCTTCGTCGGCGCGTCCTCGGCGACCGATTGTCCGTTGTGGGGAGACGCACCTCCGAAGAACGCGACGTACGCCGTCGTACGCCAGCGCCAGACCGCCGCCGTTTTCCACGCGAACGATCCGTGCCTCACCGAAGACGGGGGTCGCCCGCTCACGACCGACCGCTCCACGTTGGGGCTCGTGCTCTACGCCGACGAGGCGAGCGCCCGCGCGGCCTTCGTCGCGGCGCAAGCACAGTGACGAGCTCCGGGGCGCGCTGGCGGACCCTACGATCGCACACGCGGCTCGCCTTCAGGTCTGGCTCATGCTCGCGACGAGCGCCTTGGCCTCCGGCTCGAGGTCCGCGAGGGCCTCGGGGAAGAAGCGAGAGACCACGTGCGCCATGGCCAGGTGCTCCACCAACGTGAAGCCGTAGAACGTGACGCCAGCGATGCGTGAGTCGGGCGTCCGCGCGAGGTGGTCCCGCAAGGTCTCGCAGGCGACCTGCGTCGAGTCGGCGACGCCGAGGCCGCCCGTGCCCGCGCCCAGGGCCACCATGGCGATGCGCACGTGTGGGAGGTCGAGCGTCTCGGCGAGCTCCCAGGTGCGGCGCGCACCACACGTGACGACGTCGATGCTGGGAAACGAGCGCGCCGTGAAGCCCCCGCGGTAGTCCATGACCGCGACGTGAATGACCGCCTTGGCGCGTGGATGGGCCCCTGCGTGGGTCACGATGGCGTCGCCCTGAGCGAGCTCACCGCAGCGCGCGAGCTCGGCATCGAGGTAGGCCTGGTACTCGGCGCCGCACGCGCGACGGATGGCGGCCGACACCCCCGACCCCAGCTTGAGGCCCGTGTTCGACGCGTTGACGAGGACGTCCTCGTCCCCCTCGGTGAGCGAGCCCTGACGGAGCCGTACCTGCATGGAGGAGAAATAGCACGTTTTACTTTTTCGTCGAGTGGGCTGGTGCGCGGTCATCTTTTCCACCCTAGGAGTGACCGGTTTTTCGACCTGCTCCCACGAAGGCGAGGGTGGACAAGGTGGGGTGGCCCGCCTGCGCCGTGAAGGGGACTCGCATGCGACATGACAACTTGTTTCGTAGGGCATACCGGCTGACTGCGGCGATCTCCGCAGCACTGGCCATACTCACCGCGACCGCGTGCGGTGACGGGCGCGGAGACGGAGACAGCAGCGGAGACAGCGACGGAAACGGCGACGGAGACGGAGACGGCCGAGGCGGCGATGGCGACTCGGCCGTCTCCACACGAGCGCTCGGAGCGCTCCCGGCGAACGCGCTCGATCCCGCGGACAACCCGCGGACGGAGGCGAAGGTCGAGCTCGGTCGCCTGCTCTTCTGGGATCCCGTCCTCTCGGGCGATCGGGACGTGGCGTGCGCGACCTGCCATCACCCCGACTTCGCCTATGCCGACGGCCGCGCGATGTCCGTCGGAGTCGCGGGGAAGGGGCTCGGCCCCGCGAGGCGCCCGAGCCCCGGCACGGCCCACGTGACGCCGCGGAGCTCGATGACCGTGCTGAACTCGGCCTTCGCGGGCATCTCGGCGAGCGGCGCGCTCCCCGATCCGCGCGAGGCGCCGATGTTCTGGGACAACCGCGCGCGCTCGCTCGAGACGCAGGCGAAGGGTCCCATCGCGCACCTCGACGAGATGCGTGGCCTCGCGTTCGACGAGCGGACCATCATCGCGGAGGTCGAGGCGCGCCTCGAGGCCATCCCCGAGTATCGGGCTCGGTTCACGGCGTCCTTCGGGGCAGGCCCGATCGCGGTGGACGACGTCGCTCGCGCCATCTCCGCGTTCGAGCGCACCCTCGTCGATCACGACAGCTCGTTCGACCGTTTTGCGCGGGGTGACACGAGCGCCATGAACGACTCGCAGAGACGGGGGCTGGCGGTGCTGCGCAGCCACGGCTGCACCAACTGCCACTCGGGCCCGATGTTCTCGGACTACGCGCTCCACCGCCTCGGCGTCCCCGACCTCCGCGGCGCGCCTCACGATCCCGGGGCAGGAGGGGACAGGTTCCGCACGCCCACGCTCCGCAACGTGTCGCGGACGGGCCCGTACATGCACAACGGCTCCCTCGCGACGCTCGAGGACGTCTTCCGCTTCTACGACCGCGTGAACCGCAGGCTCGATCCGGCGCTCGAAGGCGTGCGAGGGCCCCAACGCGGCGAGGTCGACGACCTCCGGGCGTTTCTCGGAGCGCTCAGCGACGGCACCTTCGATCGCACGATCCCGGAGTCGCTCCCGAGCGGCCTCGAGCCCGGCGGATCGCTGCGCTGACCTCGTCTTTTGGCGGCTCACGGGGCGCGCGCCGCGTCGTGAACCCTCTGGGCCAGGCCGTTCACGTCGACGTTCGCCGTGTTCGCGAGCACCACCACGCCGAGCGCCGGGCTCCTCGTGGCCACAACGCGCGCGGTGAACCCGGAGGTCGCGCCGCTCTTCTCGAGGTACCGCGTGCCCTGTGCCTCGCGGAGCTCCACGGTGAGCCCGCACCCGCCACCCTGCGGCTTCGTGATCACCTCCTCGTGCGTGAGCGCGGCGACCGGCGCGAGGGCGTGCGCCTTGCCCGCGTGCACGGCGACGAGCTTCAGCATGTCGCGCCCCGTGGACCTCAGCGCTCCCGAGGCGT includes these proteins:
- a CDS encoding alpha/beta fold hydrolase encodes the protein MKLSLVAMARLGLVASTFSLVACSGAIDPEGPAPTPSPSTTTEPTPAPPTPGPGPESIAWATCEVPGMRGDIEADCATVDMPAQRGKADSGTVPVAVYRLKAAKQPAKAQMWMLNGGPGGAGFGLGPYGELVAQTFTQSIDVYLIDHRGTGESDFLDCPKAYRTSQTTGDFMKKCSQEIRDSRGAKLDGYSTTESAHDVRELIDRTAGKDQKVYVYGGSYGSYWAHRLLQIPNVRVDAVITDGNCISSTCTFDTPQVFGVDETMGYVFDVCKDSTACAEKVGADPKAFVTQLVQKLKAGHCSAARISTVPLADVAHTIGAMWASGVMPTLYRLDRCNEGDVRVLNTLEQKLQEVSQRGPVKVPVLGPTPRPSQATDSSTALQLHVIASEMISRPAPSPASLEAKARGLLFSPGPDAYDITYFDTWQTYPRDGFMDGWMSRDVPWLMMQGTFDFQTVVSLSKTALPKIADPSLQYVTVDGGGHGVVFDSECSIAITEAFLANPKAKVDTSCLGEVRKKSLDIDARYTQYFMGVQNAWE
- a CDS encoding GNAT family N-acetyltransferase; translated protein: MDALLPLAPRHEDALAAIYRAAFAIEARAQIDLWWSRAERENVRVFVRDEVVVGGLIEVPMGVYAGGRSVSLFGLSGVAVAPEARGVGVGRAMLTAWLRSVRERSVATSALYASTRALYRGAGYEVAGTHAVGTVHLDALRGLGRRDGTFVPITPADHEPIARVYAAHARAFTGRMDRGPYLWGRVHAFRGTPNLGYVARGPSGPVAWVTLRQTEGADGFKKVHVEDHFAVDHDALLRLVGFLSTFGAMARELVIPGPTAIWDLLPEHRADVRLVEPWLLRVVDMERALTARGYPEGLAVRFALAVDDPLFPENGGPWSVEVREGSARVTRVPSAPTSISVRGLASLFTGYTSPSRLRLMGDLRGDSEGDARLGAAFAGNAPELGDFF
- a CDS encoding class I SAM-dependent methyltransferase; the encoded protein is MVDLRALARRVRGARAERAKERQLHYQEEKAQKLEDVEAITRELEEYAAHVRHTIERTAPLPEAPRVLDVGSGPHGLVFFLGYEGAIGVDPLAEEYARLFPEWQRRAETRACGGEALPFDDASFDLVISDNVIDHAERPEGILREIARVLRPGGVLYFTVNVHHRVYGLASAVYAGMKALGVPLEVGPFADHTVHLSPAEAKAMLAALPFDVLREDLPIAEALAAERRVPPRHPGDLLKRVLFKNVRYEVIAKRR
- a CDS encoding macro domain-containing protein translates to MQVRLRQGSLTEGDEDVLVNASNTGLKLGSGVSAAIRRACGAEYQAYLDAELARCGELAQGDAIVTHAGAHPRAKAVIHVAVMDYRGGFTARSFPSIDVVTCGARRTWELAETLDLPHVRIAMVALGAGTGGLGVADSTQVACETLRDHLARTPDSRIAGVTFYGFTLVEHLAMAHVVSRFFPEALADLEPEAKALVASMSQT
- a CDS encoding cytochrome-c peroxidase — protein: MRHDNLFRRAYRLTAAISAALAILTATACGDGRGDGDSSGDSDGNGDGDGDGRGGDGDSAVSTRALGALPANALDPADNPRTEAKVELGRLLFWDPVLSGDRDVACATCHHPDFAYADGRAMSVGVAGKGLGPARRPSPGTAHVTPRSSMTVLNSAFAGISASGALPDPREAPMFWDNRARSLETQAKGPIAHLDEMRGLAFDERTIIAEVEARLEAIPEYRARFTASFGAGPIAVDDVARAISAFERTLVDHDSSFDRFARGDTSAMNDSQRRGLAVLRSHGCTNCHSGPMFSDYALHRLGVPDLRGAPHDPGAGGDRFRTPTLRNVSRTGPYMHNGSLATLEDVFRFYDRVNRRLDPALEGVRGPQRGEVDDLRAFLGALSDGTFDRTIPESLPSGLEPGGSLR